In the genome of Pungitius pungitius chromosome 5, fPunPun2.1, whole genome shotgun sequence, the window CTCGGAAATAAATCATTACCCCGCGATGCGTTTTTAAGGCTTATTATTGTCCGCTAATCATCTGCTCTTATCAACGCTGTCCTGTTGCAGATCTcactttaatctttaatcaCAGAGTGACTTATAGCTTCTTGAAAAAAATAGGGATGCTTTCACGATGCACATATacttaaaataaattcaaagtTCCTAAATGCAACTTGGCAAACTGTTTATAAAAGAGCACCTTATTGACGTTTGAATCCGTCATAAAATAAGTCAAGAGAACGAACAAATATTTTACCTGCGGTCCGGTTGTCATTCTTTCTCACCATCTTCAGGAAGGAGGCTCCGCTTGGTTTCTTGGCAGAAGACGTGCTCTCGTCTGTATCGTCATTTGATTGCGATGAAGTGGAAAGGTTTCGTTTAAAGCCCTGCAGTGAAGGAGAGCCTCCACAACAAAAACATCCCCCCTGCATCATATCGAAAGTgaaagaagggggagggaggagtcgGTGTTTGGGAATGTAAATGAGCTGATCGCGCAAAAACAGTTTCATTTTGACTGtgcccagtgagcacaagacgttatttcaacgttgaaatatggttgaaatcgggttgaaatgaggtctgaacgtctaagacctcatttcaacgtcttttcaaccggcgaaaaagtgcgtgaaacttTAAAgtgctagaaacgggtaaatttctcgagtatgtgtcatgttgtaacgtaaggttgaaagagagactaTAATATCATTacgattatcataataatgaatgaactggtcggcgaaatttggtctacgcaaagacgtgatttcaacgcatttaagatttttcttaaaacgtcatgaatatggaaatacagagtgtgtgtgtctgttacgccgccaccccggctcgggagaggaggcgtaacaatatgctttaaggacaaaataatgcgggccgtttcaaacattagttgaaaacacgtaactctgatcacatcggtaacgcgcatgcgcaacttcttagacgcttgcagagcttccaccgggtgcagcgcgaggggaagtgtgttcgggagcagagcgacgtgaacgggctgataaaaccacggctaccggccccaatagcctgtaagtacgtgagtgtttgaatgaagcacctggaactataaccagttattttacttgtgctgcccactcgatacgggaaagactgttattttggtaagctagttagcgttagcgcagatagtttgctagttagcacgctagcttggagcatgctagcattcaacatgaactggaccaaaagttaACCtcagagtattttccgtgtgtttggtgttgcttatgcgttaggttgttgctgtacccatatcatattattgccgttcccatttcatgtagaaaatacacgtttttaaagcaacgcggcctaaacacagatcgcagctgaattcaagttgtggcctgtaaacaagctagccaaaacattgtaagttactgcatgcttaaagcaacattgtaaagtatggtactgtgtaatatacctggaaatgttactccagaaatgccataaattgtttgtttacttatgacattataatctataaagggttctcaaacacctgctgctgttatcattattaaacttttttattactgtcataaaccgaaaaaacacactttgccttttccctaaagtctttgttcttccctcctcacagtttcctgtggatggaggttacatctgatggagtttgtccctgcagttgtcctgccttacacctggtgtactactctgaatatttgaataatttctgtcgtaggaattgaacgtactgtacatctttaagttgttctttctgtacacagctaGTCCTCCgctgttcacccttaagtgttgtccagttgaGTTTTACGcatgccgatgtgatggtttcggGACAGGATGCTACATgtttacacactgtaaagctccctcaggattatttttcattttgggttgaacaaaataaaatgaattgaattgaattaacttgttgactagaggcatctgcaactgaggggtgttctacgcattctgaatcattgaagtgacgatgagggagacggagctgatttcaggtatacgatccggattcaagtgactcagaaccagatcttgttacagaatctgaaaatgaagttccaatgattcagaaaaatggtttacaaacacaaaattctaaactaactggttcatgttgttgcttcacttataatttcatagtttattttcacaaaatataatttatttctgtattctgttttgtataggaaaactgtttagtgttatattgatatgaataaatacaaattaatcaaattgtgttgtccttgttaagggctgttgacatgattgacaactgtcaacagctgattgtgtgtaacttgtacttttccagcgagcaatttatccgttgaaaagacgtttaaaagacgtctatgacccgacgttgaaaagacgttgaaaattggtttaaaagtgaaagttgtttcaacgtctattcgtagacgttgaaaagacgtctatgtttagaccagttttcaacgtgatttttaatatcggtggtaaacgcacaaatgtggacgtcatttctttttacacctataaaataatgctatagcacaaagtagaggacgacattttaccgtattaaaaatcacgttgatatgcggtctaaatatagacgtcttttcaacgtctacgaatagacgttgaaacaactttcacttttaaaccattttgcaacgtcttttcaacgtcgggcatagacgttgattcaacgtcttttcaaccaaaaaatgttcactgggtgaTGAAATGCAGTaattataaaatacaataaagacGTGATGCCTTGCACTTTGCGCGTTTGTGCCCACGAGGAGCAGAAGGAATTAATGCGCGACTTGCAAATGTGGATCTTAGATTGGAGCCCGgatgctgattttttttcaattgggCGTCGCTGGTTTTTAGTGTTGCAGATAATCTGGTGCCACTTTATTTAACTTCTCACCGTGTGTTTATAGCTCTCACCTGTGATTCTTGCGTTTACTCGAACATGGGATGAATAGTTTCGAGTCATTAATCTAATATTTGAATCCCCCTATTATAAGGCGAAGTGGATTTATTCAAGAAAAAATGCTGGGGAAagtccctttttttaaagtaacattGACAAAACTCCCAAAACTTTCCACTGAGTGTCTCGGGGAATTTGTGAGATACTCATTTCAGGTAAAGCGATGAGATCATGCAAACCCTAACCCAAACTTAAAAAGGTCCTTGGTGGTTAGTcatacagcagtgtgtgtgcacagcgtGTCGGCCGACTGCGCATGCGCCGTGCCATGCCCCAAGCGATTATTGGTTGGTAGTCTGGCTGACAACATGAATGGATTTCATGGAAACTTACTAGATATCCTCCCACACATGGCTGTTCTCAAGACATCCCGCCAGCGGACAGACACTGCAGACCACATCTAAAATGTATCATCGCAAGTAGGCTTCTTTTCACGTGGGTCACATAGGACATGTCCGCAGTAAATGGGTGAAAATTGGCAACTGAAGTAAATCGTTATATTCAGAATAATTTACTTTTGTAAGGAAATGCTATTCTCTATCAGCCTCTTGTTGAAATATGTCAAAGGTTACTGTGAGAACGAAAAAACAATAGAGCCACCCCGATTCGAGTCGTCTATACATTTTCTATGACTTAATAAGCCCATGGCAATAGAATCACAACGTTAGTGTGTGATTTGCCACAGTTTATTAGAACTGGGAGTTAAAGATGAGAGAGTTTGATAATGTTAAAAGTGAAGAAGGTAATACCGGTTTGAGATTTAGATTTAATAACTCTTTGCTTTAACATAAGTGTTTTAAGTAGCATGAAGTGGTACACATGGGGTGCATATGTATATTCTGTTTCATGTGGGTTATGCTAACAAGCCGAAAAATACTATATACATAGTGTTTTGCATCCTGAAAATCAACGTTGAAAGAAAGGgcagccctccccctcccccccctccctcctcctgtgtACTCCGGGCTCAGCTGCCTCTGCTCCGCCACACTTGGTCCGACATGGCAGGCCATCAAAAAATCAACTTGTTCCCACTCCACCTGTTCAAAACACTATTAATCTGCTGCCTTCCAATAAAAGGCTTGGCTCTCAGCGAGGAGCCAATGGAGAGGCCATAAAGCTGCGAGACCCAGGCCAATCCCAGGCTACATTCTAATGCGGCCTATCTTTATCAAGGTGCCACTCCATATCCAGATACTATTTATTTATCACCTCTGAGGAGAGAGCCGGCAGGAGGCATGTGTCTTTAGGAGAGCGCTAAAAATCAGGGACCGCGGGGGCTCGCTCGAGGCGTCAGATATGGAATTATCTCAGACCACCCGGCGGCTGAGAAGAGGTGAAGGGCCAGAGTGAAGAgtgtatttgcatttattttcttccccccccccccccccccctgatgcgGTAGCAACTTCAGCAAACCCCAGGGACTTTGTTCAAATGTCTGTTAGTgttcttaaatatttgaatatctggGGACGGTGAGCGCGGATCCCAGGTCCGAGACGCCGGCCGCGGGGCGAGAGGACTCCTCGTGGCCAATCAAGTGGTCTTTCCCTGCCTGGATCTGATTGGATGCGTTACTGAAACCCTGGACCTGGCCGAGTGACAGTGCCTCCCATGGATCCAAACATCCAGGGGTCTTTTCTGTTCAACAACAGCCTGAGCCAATTCCCCTCGGAGCTCAAGGCCCCAGTGTGCCAATACTCGGTGCCCAACTCCTTCTACAAGCTCAACCCGGGCCTAAACAGCCAGCTGCAGGCGGGGACGCCTCACGGCATCAGCGACATCCTGAGTCGCTCCATGATGGGGATGGGCTCCACgggcaccaccaccaccaccctgctgTCCGGGTACTCCACCATGGGGGGCTTCAGCCCCTCCGTCACCAGCACGTCCATGTACTACAACCGAGAGTACAACCCGTCCCTGGGCGGCTTTTCCAAGCCCGGCGCCGAGTGCCCCATGAAGGGTCGCAGCGCGAGCTGCTGGCCGGAGAGCGGCTGTGACTGGAGGGCAGGGAGGCAGCAGTGCCCCAACAGTGagtctcagctgctgctgctgctgcatggaCTCAGcacttttatgtgtgtgtgtgtgttacggaaACAATTAAGATGTATTACTTTGTGCTGCCACTGTGTCTTTTGTCTTTACTAAAGATGATGCAATCTaaccaaagacaaagaaatataCAGTGGATATAACATCAATAAGTTTGTATGATGTACTAATTTGACCAATATCTTACCAACATAATTAAGAGATATGATATTcaaaatgtgtatattttttcatttattcaggTTTTAATTGATGAGAAAATACATAGACAAAAGCTTggttaatgagtgtgtgtgacatttaaaatgtcaattaaatcaaattaaacatCTACAATAGTCTATAAAGGATAAACTGTAGAAACGCAAAAATGTAACAATTACCTTTTTACTGAGTGTGCAGTAATAAAGTATTTTAgtctgtaaatgtaaattttaaaaataaaaagcagtatTTTGTCTTGAGTATCTAAGAGTATTTCTCCTCTGATATTTGTAGGTGGTGGTCCCCTGGGAGAGATGACAGGAAGGAAGAAACACACCAGACCAACATTTAGTGGACATCAGATATTTGCTCTGGAGAAAACTTTCGAGCAGACAAAGTACTTGGCCGGACCCGAGAGAGCGAGGCTGGCTTATTCCCTGGGCATGAGCGAATCCCAAGTCAAGGTAAAGAcatgtgcatttattttgtgACAACGTCTGTGTTCGAAACACATTACTCCACtgatgacatgttttttttatacatgtaGTCTAATGTAGACCATCGAAAGTAAGCTCAGCCACATACTTAAATAACACGTGCATTTTGAGGAAAAACACCGTGACTTCCTCGGATCTATTATGATCGCAGTGAGGCAGACACACGAGTGGATCCACATAGCTGCGCGCTGACACGAGCCGCCCGGTAGCTTTCCGACGTGTTGGTAAACAACAAGCACGTGAACAAGCCGCATTCCTGTTGTCCCGCAGGTGTGGTTTCAGAACCGACGCACcaagtggaggaagaagagcgcctCGGAGCCCAGCTCCACGCAGGCGGGCCTCGCGGGGCCGGGCGGCGAGGCCTCGGAGAACGAGGTGGAGGACGAAGAGTACAACAAACCTCTGGACCCCGACTCCGACGACGATAAGATCCGGCTGCTGCTGCGCAAACACCGCAGAGCTTTCTCCGTCCTGCGCCTCGGGCCGCACGTCTGACCCACTTCCGGGAAGCGCGCGCGCGCTCAGCGGACCCGCATGTCGCGGTCGGAGCCAAATTgtcgttaaaaaaaacacaaaagagatgAATCTTTTGAGCATGTTGCGGTAGATAAAACGGGCTGAAACTAAGAAGACGTTTACTTTTATATGTTACTGTGTCTCTGGCCTGTTCAATGTTACACTGTTCAGTGAGTTGGGGAGTGCGATGTAGCCTACTCGccattttgtaaaaatgtatgaagaTAACATAAAAACTGCATGATGCCATCGGTAATAAtactacaaataaaaaaagatttaccgGAGTTTTTTAACGTTCTCTTTTTTCAAAAAGTTAAAGTtgatattattttgttattatttggattTTCAAGAAATCacgaaaatgtaaaatgaaaaacagctttAATTACCCAATATACAGGCATACCTGTAGAGGTCTTTCAATATGTGGAAAATATTACTGACCAttcattaaacatgtttttaatgaaatgtgctTCTAAAGCGAAACAAAatttaatcaaatttaaaaggATCGAATGGGACATCCCGTGATAATGTGATGTACTGGTTAATAGCTTAGCTCACATGTTAATGATTAAATAGGGGGACTGTTATAATATTCAGATTAGTCAGTctgcaaaaaattcaatttTACATGAACATGACTAAAAATATCTAAAAGTTAACAGCTTTGTCTTTTGTTAATGTCCATTAGTTTTTGAAGTACATTGTCTAAATATAAGCAAGTAAAAAATAATTGGGAAACATTTATTGGTCTTGAGCACCGGCTATAGATGTGCGACTGTATTTGCCGCTGAGTGACTGTTAGAATGAAACtgcaagcaaaaaaaacacagaccgGTGCAAAGGTCAGAGGAGAGAGGCCAGTGTGGTACGGTGGAGTTGAGGACAATGACCCCCATAACCCACATTAAGAGCAAATCAATACCACCACTTCTGCTCATTCACCATATATGCTCAATGGGTTTAACCCCCGCATGGTTAATGTCAGACCAGATGATTTGGTTTCTTTGCTCacatcagaaacacacacagactaccGATATTATCATACGTCGCCAATTTGGTCATTTCGCAAAATGTTGCTCAAATCCACAATGTAACTATGGAAATTCAAATGGAGCATAATAACATAACATGACATAAAGATGTGAATTTTCAGAAGGCAATCCATGTTTGAGATTACCTCCAACCTGCTGCCGCCTGACCATTGAATCAGCAAAAACAGGAAAGGTTTCACTTTGAGAAAAGTGTCCTTGATAGCTAGCTCATTCCAGCTTTATTGGGCCTGTTTACCACCTCCTTTGTTTTATATGCCATTGTTCTTTTGGCAGAAATACGCTTGGCTAAATCCCTGCATGGATTCTACTGAAAAGGGATGTTTCACTTTAAGACACTAGTGGAGATCCGAGCATCCTTATCAAAAACAGATCGAGTGCGGTATGCACAAGTGATGAGTGATGCATCACCTCACCTAACCATTAAAGTTTATCAGCCTATACAGGGAATAAGGCGTATGATTATTTTCGAAGAAACAATTATGTACACAACAATGTAATTTTAATGCCAGTCATTTCCAAAAAAGCCCAAGCTTTCGATTTCAAAATGATAATGTGTTGCAGCATATCGTGCACACCGTGCTGGTAAAGCCAATAAACAACAGTGCAACATCTGCaaagataatattttattaacaaaaatgaaatttGATAATGTAGTGTTTGAACAGagttaatctaaatgtaatacTGGCCTTATACTTTATTTGTATCGATCCCCACGGATAAAACATGGATTTCTACAGCGTAATTactaaaaaatacataaacatCACTGATTCTTACCACTTCCTTTTGTTATGGTGAGACCTCAGTACCATTGTGCAAACATGACAGACCGTCCAAATTTCATATCAACGTCTGTGAATTTATATAAGGTAAGTATTCCTTTAGGGAGCATGCTGTTCCACTAAGAAGTatgtcaaaacaaaacacacacaaatttaaGTAGTTAGAAATGAACATGTGAGGACTACGGTATCATTTTTTTTGGCCATGAAACAAGCTTGATGCCAATCACAATAAGGTGGAAGAGGTTTTTAGAAAAACTACAAAGAACATTTTCTCTGCTTTCccattatttctatttttggcTTACCATAAGGTTGCTAATAATGTTAagttaaatgttatttacagCAGTTTGGTGATActgcatttaaaatgataaatgaaaaCCCTTCGAGTGGACGCTATTTAGTGCAGTTGGTACAAAATGGTCCGACTGACCAAAAATGGTTAATAAATGATTTGGGGCTGATAAGGAATGAGCACATAT includes:
- the nkx6.3 gene encoding homeobox protein Nkx-6.3, with protein sequence MDPNIQGSFLFNNSLSQFPSELKAPVCQYSVPNSFYKLNPGLNSQLQAGTPHGISDILSRSMMGMGSTGTTTTTLLSGYSTMGGFSPSVTSTSMYYNREYNPSLGGFSKPGAECPMKGRSASCWPESGCDWRAGRQQCPNSGGPLGEMTGRKKHTRPTFSGHQIFALEKTFEQTKYLAGPERARLAYSLGMSESQVKVWFQNRRTKWRKKSASEPSSTQAGLAGPGGEASENEVEDEEYNKPLDPDSDDDKIRLLLRKHRRAFSVLRLGPHV